The following coding sequences lie in one Kamptonema formosum PCC 6407 genomic window:
- a CDS encoding winged helix-turn-helix transcriptional regulator produces MRKVYTPSTAASDALEVIQLLEGRWKLIILFHLFDGKVQRYSDFENLIPGISQKMLAQQLRKLEADGIVIRKIYPQVPPKVEYRLTAWGQALCPALDALLNWAEQKGSFNEQA; encoded by the coding sequence ATGAGAAAGGTTTATACACCGTCTACCGCAGCGTCTGATGCGTTAGAAGTAATACAATTGCTGGAAGGACGCTGGAAGCTGATCATCCTCTTCCATTTGTTTGACGGAAAAGTACAACGCTATTCTGATTTTGAGAACCTTATTCCAGGCATTTCTCAAAAGATGCTGGCTCAGCAATTGAGAAAGCTGGAAGCTGATGGGATTGTAATCCGCAAGATATATCCGCAGGTGCCACCTAAAGTTGAATATAGGTTGACTGCGTGGGGGCAGGCTTTGTGCCCTGCTTTAGATGCGCTTTTGAACTGGGCGGAGCAGAAAGGTAGCTTTAATGAACAAGCTTAA
- a CDS encoding DNA translocase FtsK — MFYLTKANDIQAAITKFATAEIIWADTEVADWQTPNPRLSLIQILADPNDLTGDFAYILDVLDKPELVENFIDLIMANPTIEKVFHNSSYDLRYLGKTQAKNVTCTWKIAQKLSLERLQVPNRQLKTLAAGLCKFTEINKQEQTSDWGRRPLTQKQLDYAKMDTVYLAGVHRRLLELTNQKHLIIKSNISMPPANKSKITSFSVTKVRVAFECPRLFYLGHRFGGMMMFLPPTNSHKIGSNFHSLADRCAFLAKQDSRFPDLFEPTPNQLKVEEIVAEMQQLFYELAFFPYLQATIKTAPEKAQGLLLIWQGLKGLIHRWAELLTINRRHCSAKEVIAKTLLDLSPSVKHYFQLPNGKQQLVQGRFDSVVYDFEHHRLCVLEYKTYQSLDKSGQLAQVALYCYMLREKMGVPINSAVYSVLPDWHELTFTWDELENTVNQLIPHKLQQMQEWIAWEPSQLNPPPPTTQPDLLCPICPQQKKCQSFFEVSSGKSTVTPSKPTPEVSNKTAKGEKVKPTIDAFKPQKPVTEKPGIQTNNEADAIGKQLVTTLQSFGIGVDYLGAAVGPAFIRVKLKPHLGVRVVSLLNRSADLQVQMGISALPLIAPQPGYVSVDLPRFDRQIASFNDYIQKQITPVDLPVRIAIGVNLDGELVEANLSDPNTCHFLVGGTTGSGKSEFLRSLLLSLLYRYSSNHLKIALVDPKRVTFPEFEQIPSLYSPIVKDSDRAIELMTDLVTEMEARYRKFELASCGDITSYNNQKSVKLLPRIVCIFDEYADFMAEKETRNALELSIKRLGAMARAAGIHLIIATQRPEAKVVTPLIRSNLPGRVALRTATEADSTIVLGNSQKAAAYLLGKGDLFYQVGSDLHRLQSLFAASFQL; from the coding sequence ATGTTTTACCTAACAAAAGCCAACGATATCCAAGCTGCAATTACCAAATTTGCCACTGCTGAAATTATATGGGCGGATACAGAAGTAGCCGACTGGCAAACTCCCAATCCTAGATTATCACTGATTCAAATCTTAGCCGATCCTAATGATTTAACAGGTGATTTTGCTTATATCCTAGATGTGTTAGACAAGCCTGAATTAGTTGAAAATTTTATTGACCTAATTATGGCAAATCCAACTATAGAAAAAGTATTTCATAATTCTAGCTACGATTTAAGATACTTGGGAAAAACTCAAGCTAAAAATGTTACTTGTACTTGGAAAATAGCACAAAAATTATCACTAGAACGCCTACAAGTCCCTAACCGTCAACTTAAAACCTTAGCCGCCGGACTCTGCAAATTTACTGAGATAAATAAACAGGAACAGACAAGCGACTGGGGACGAAGACCTCTAACCCAAAAGCAGTTAGACTATGCCAAAATGGATACAGTTTATCTCGCCGGCGTACACCGCCGCTTACTAGAACTAACTAACCAAAAGCACCTTATTATAAAGAGTAATATATCCATGCCACCAGCTAACAAATCTAAAATTACCTCCTTTAGCGTCACTAAAGTCAGAGTTGCCTTTGAATGTCCCCGCCTGTTTTATTTAGGGCATCGATTTGGCGGTATGATGATGTTTTTGCCACCAACAAACTCGCATAAAATTGGTAGTAATTTTCATTCTTTAGCTGATCGTTGTGCTTTTCTTGCCAAGCAAGACTCTCGGTTTCCAGATTTATTTGAACCCACACCTAACCAATTAAAAGTAGAGGAAATAGTTGCTGAAATGCAGCAGCTATTTTATGAATTAGCTTTTTTTCCTTACCTACAAGCAACCATCAAAACCGCCCCAGAAAAAGCACAGGGACTATTACTAATCTGGCAAGGATTAAAAGGGTTAATTCACCGTTGGGCTGAATTACTAACTATCAACCGCCGCCATTGTAGTGCTAAAGAAGTCATTGCTAAAACTCTGCTAGATTTGAGTCCTAGCGTCAAGCATTATTTCCAGTTACCTAATGGTAAACAACAGTTAGTACAGGGGAGATTTGACAGTGTAGTTTATGACTTTGAACACCATCGCCTCTGCGTTTTGGAATATAAAACTTATCAGTCGCTAGACAAATCTGGACAACTAGCCCAAGTTGCTCTTTATTGCTATATGCTGCGAGAAAAGATGGGAGTGCCGATCAATTCAGCAGTGTATAGCGTACTCCCAGATTGGCATGAATTGACTTTCACTTGGGATGAGCTAGAAAATACAGTTAATCAGTTAATCCCGCACAAATTACAACAAATGCAGGAGTGGATTGCTTGGGAACCATCACAACTCAATCCCCCACCACCAACGACTCAGCCTGATTTATTGTGTCCGATTTGTCCACAGCAAAAAAAGTGCCAAAGCTTCTTTGAAGTTAGTAGCGGTAAATCTACCGTAACCCCATCTAAACCTACTCCTGAAGTTAGCAATAAAACAGCTAAAGGTGAAAAGGTAAAACCTACGATAGATGCGTTTAAGCCTCAGAAGCCTGTCACAGAAAAGCCAGGTATACAAACAAATAATGAAGCTGATGCTATCGGCAAACAGTTAGTAACTACTTTGCAATCCTTTGGCATTGGTGTCGATTATTTAGGTGCAGCAGTTGGCCCAGCTTTCATCCGGGTAAAACTTAAACCTCATCTTGGTGTAAGAGTTGTTTCTTTGTTAAATAGATCCGCTGATTTACAGGTACAAATGGGGATATCGGCTCTCCCTTTAATTGCTCCTCAGCCGGGATATGTGAGCGTTGATTTGCCTCGTTTCGATCGGCAAATTGCCAGTTTTAATGATTACATTCAAAAACAGATAACGCCTGTTGATTTACCAGTGCGAATTGCGATTGGGGTAAATTTAGATGGTGAGTTAGTTGAGGCGAATTTATCCGATCCAAATACTTGTCATTTTTTAGTTGGGGGGACAACTGGCAGCGGTAAGAGTGAATTTTTGCGATCGCTTCTCCTCAGTCTCCTCTACCGCTATTCTTCCAACCACCTTAAAATCGCTCTCGTTGACCCCAAGCGCGTTACTTTTCCAGAATTTGAGCAGATACCTTCGCTTTACTCACCCATTGTCAAAGATAGCGATCGCGCCATCGAATTAATGACCGATTTAGTTACCGAAATGGAAGCTCGCTATCGAAAATTTGAATTAGCTAGTTGTGGGGATATTACATCATATAATAATCAAAAATCTGTCAAGTTATTGCCCCGCATTGTTTGCATCTTTGATGAATACGCCGATTTCATGGCAGAAAAAGAAACTCGCAATGCACTTGAATTGAGCATCAAACGCTTAGGAGCAATGGCAAGAGCCGCAGGCATTCATTTAATTATTGCTACTCAACGCCCAGAAGCAAAAGTTGTCACCCCTTTAATTCGTTCTAATTTACCTGGAAGAGTTGCCCTTCGCACTGCTACCGAAGCAGATTCGACGATTGTTTTAGGTAACAGTCAAAAAGCAGCCGCTTATTTGTTAGGTAAAGGCGATTTGTTTTACCAAGTCGGTTCGGATTTGCATCGGTTGCAAAGTTTATTTGCAGCTAGTTTCCAGCTATAA